The proteins below are encoded in one region of Bombus terrestris chromosome 7, iyBomTerr1.2, whole genome shotgun sequence:
- the LOC100643711 gene encoding uncharacterized protein LOC100643711 isoform X1, producing the protein MGKGDKRGIAQRSDAGTNLMGKFTQSVRRIVQDVKDEGTSSGQTKEEVIETNERLRIVRIRLDGSYEIAKRALVELMCKYTDSKQVRNVFQRYNLLKLMIKDVIKLETQYWTLVDIPKQEKQETVPAFVLRACSIMEKTHKSGEGVKTSARLAEEADTKRERIERLESMTTAQIEAENTQMTNDLYRLLKKYTGLRNLIRDLKEEYNGSKVYPIFPRYPILKDMIKDIMHNPDYMEVCHEVDQA; encoded by the exons cAGGTACGAATCTCATGGGCAAATTCACACAGAGTGTCCGGAGAATCGTTCAGGATGTAAAGGATGAAGGAACATCGA GTGGACAAACTAAAGAAGAGGTGATTGAAACAAACGAAAGATTAAGAATCGTAAGGATACGCCTCGATGGAAGTTACGAGATTGCTAAACGTGCCCTCGTTGAACTCATGTGCAAATATACTGATAGCAAGCAAGTTCGTAACGTATTTCAACGTTACAACCTGTTAAAACTAATGATTAAG GATGTCATCAAGTTGGAGACTCAATACTGGACACTGGTGGATATACCTAAACAGGAAAAACAGGAAACAGTGCCTGCCTTTGTTCTACGCGCATGTTCCATTATGGAGAAGACCCACAAAAGCGGGGAGGGTGTGAAAACTTCGGCCCGTCTGGCCGAGGAAGCTGATACCAAAAGAGAACGCATTGAAAGACTCGAAA GTATGACAACAGCTCAAATTGAAGCAGAGAACACTCAAATGACCAACGACCTGTACAGACTATTGAAAAAGTACACGGGGCTGAGAAATCTCATTCGAGACTTAAAG GAGGAATACAATGGCTCAAAAGTGTATCCAATCTTTCCGCGTTATCCGATCCTAAAGGACATGATAAAGGATATAATGCATAATCCAGACTATATGGAAGTTTGTCACGAGGTGGACCAAGCATAG
- the LOC100643711 gene encoding uncharacterized protein LOC100643711 isoform X2 — MGKGDKRGIAQRSDGTNLMGKFTQSVRRIVQDVKDEGTSSGQTKEEVIETNERLRIVRIRLDGSYEIAKRALVELMCKYTDSKQVRNVFQRYNLLKLMIKDVIKLETQYWTLVDIPKQEKQETVPAFVLRACSIMEKTHKSGEGVKTSARLAEEADTKRERIERLESMTTAQIEAENTQMTNDLYRLLKKYTGLRNLIRDLKEEYNGSKVYPIFPRYPILKDMIKDIMHNPDYMEVCHEVDQA, encoded by the exons GTACGAATCTCATGGGCAAATTCACACAGAGTGTCCGGAGAATCGTTCAGGATGTAAAGGATGAAGGAACATCGA GTGGACAAACTAAAGAAGAGGTGATTGAAACAAACGAAAGATTAAGAATCGTAAGGATACGCCTCGATGGAAGTTACGAGATTGCTAAACGTGCCCTCGTTGAACTCATGTGCAAATATACTGATAGCAAGCAAGTTCGTAACGTATTTCAACGTTACAACCTGTTAAAACTAATGATTAAG GATGTCATCAAGTTGGAGACTCAATACTGGACACTGGTGGATATACCTAAACAGGAAAAACAGGAAACAGTGCCTGCCTTTGTTCTACGCGCATGTTCCATTATGGAGAAGACCCACAAAAGCGGGGAGGGTGTGAAAACTTCGGCCCGTCTGGCCGAGGAAGCTGATACCAAAAGAGAACGCATTGAAAGACTCGAAA GTATGACAACAGCTCAAATTGAAGCAGAGAACACTCAAATGACCAACGACCTGTACAGACTATTGAAAAAGTACACGGGGCTGAGAAATCTCATTCGAGACTTAAAG GAGGAATACAATGGCTCAAAAGTGTATCCAATCTTTCCGCGTTATCCGATCCTAAAGGACATGATAAAGGATATAATGCATAATCCAGACTATATGGAAGTTTGTCACGAGGTGGACCAAGCATAG
- the LOC100651705 gene encoding dnaJ homolog subfamily C member 8 → MAATNSNISSDSPTKKEDEFNEFYSEVKEIEKRDSVLTPKQQIDRLLRPGSSYFNLNPFEVLQIDPSTSIDEIKKKYRRMSILVHPDKNQDDAERAQQAFEIVNKAWKTLENEETRAKCMDVIEEAKARTDHMIVEKKKKLKKEGKTESANILEEETEEGYRHAVWVMTMKLFADMERRRRELATRDAEQRKRKREEELSAEAQAALEREWQKNFEESRQSRVDSWKAFQSGASATKQKKAKKLKAFRPPKTKAESR, encoded by the exons ATGGCTGCTACCAACTCGAATATATCCAGTGATAGTCCAACTAAGAAGGAGGACGAATTCAATGAATTTTATTCCGAA gtgaaagaaatagaaaaaagagaTTCGGTATTAACTCCCAAACAACAAATTGACAGATTACTTCGTCCTGGTTCgtcgtattttaatttaaaccCTTTTGAAGTATTACAAATTGATCCATCCACATCtatagatgaaataaaaaagaaatatcgacgT ATGTCAATTCTTGTGCATCCTGATAAAAACCAAGATGACGCAGAACGTGCACAACAAGCATTCGAAA TCGTTAACAAAGCATGGAAAACATTGGAAAACGAAGAAACTAGAGCTAAATGCATGGATGTTATAGAAGAAGCAAAAGCTAGAACGGATCATATG attgtagaaaagaaaaaaaaattgaaaaaagagggaaaaacaGAAAGTGCAAATATACTTGAGGAGGAAACAGAAGAAGGTTATAGACATGCAGTTTGGGTTATGACAATGAAACTCTTTGCTGACATGGAGAGAAGAAg AAGGGAATTAGCTACTAGAGATGCGGAACAACGTAAAAGGAAACGAGAAGAAGAACTATCTGCAGAAGCACAAGCTGCGTTAGAACGTGAGTGGCAAAAAAATTTTGAAGAATCTCGACAATCAAGAGTTGATAGTTGGAAAGCTTTTCAGTCTGGTGCTAGTGCCACAAAACAAAAGAAAGcaaaaaaattaaaagcttTCAGGCCTCCTAAAACGAAAGCTGAATCACGATAA